The following are encoded in a window of Thalassotalea insulae genomic DNA:
- a CDS encoding Gfo/Idh/MocA family protein, which translates to MSTLDRRKFIKSAVAVTAAGVAAGCSNLASLENHTPDAQGKSVMGLTAPQMDTVRVGFIGVGQRGSGHVKHYCHLEGVEIKAICDTYEEMLDQSIDYVVKQGMQKPTRYTGSDLAYKDMLSRQDIDIVIISTPWRWHTPMAIDTMESGKHAFVEVPVATSIEECWQLVDTAERTQKHCMMMENVNYGRDELMVLNMVRQGLFGELLHGEAAYIHELRWQMKEIEHSTGSWRTEWHTKRNGNLYPTHGLGPIAQYMNINRGDRFDYLTSMSSPALGRAAYARREFPADHQRNQMKFVTGDINTSTIKTVKGRTIVVQHDTTSPRPYSRHNLIQGTNGTFAGFPNRIAIEQAPSKVKALYEKEYQQALKAWQESGSQGRKPYPPSYHRWDNDMEKWRAEYDHPLWKRMGEEAVRNGGHGGMDFVMMWRIVYCLRHGQPLDQDVYDAAAWSAISPLSAASVADRSNSKTIPDFTRGAWKTGKPLGIVA; encoded by the coding sequence ATGTCTACTTTAGATCGTCGTAAGTTTATTAAATCAGCGGTTGCAGTCACTGCGGCTGGCGTAGCTGCAGGCTGCAGTAATTTAGCTTCGTTAGAAAATCACACTCCTGACGCACAAGGAAAATCCGTCATGGGGCTAACTGCGCCTCAAATGGATACCGTACGGGTTGGCTTTATTGGGGTTGGTCAACGCGGCTCAGGGCATGTTAAACATTATTGTCATCTTGAAGGGGTAGAAATTAAGGCTATTTGCGATACTTATGAAGAGATGCTTGATCAATCTATTGATTACGTCGTTAAACAAGGAATGCAAAAGCCTACTCGTTATACTGGCAGCGACTTAGCATATAAAGATATGCTGTCTAGGCAAGATATTGATATTGTTATTATTTCTACTCCATGGCGCTGGCATACTCCGATGGCGATCGATACCATGGAAAGTGGTAAGCACGCTTTTGTCGAAGTACCGGTAGCCACCAGTATTGAAGAATGCTGGCAATTAGTTGATACCGCAGAGCGTACGCAAAAGCACTGTATGATGATGGAAAATGTCAACTACGGCAGAGATGAATTGATGGTGCTTAATATGGTGCGTCAAGGACTGTTTGGCGAATTGTTACATGGTGAAGCGGCTTATATTCATGAGCTACGCTGGCAAATGAAAGAGATTGAACATAGTACAGGATCTTGGCGGACTGAGTGGCATACTAAGCGTAATGGTAATTTGTATCCTACGCACGGTTTAGGGCCTATTGCGCAGTATATGAATATTAACCGTGGCGACAGATTTGACTATTTGACCTCGATGAGTTCTCCTGCCTTGGGGCGCGCGGCTTACGCGCGAAGAGAGTTTCCGGCAGATCATCAGCGCAATCAGATGAAATTTGTTACTGGAGATATCAACACTAGTACTATTAAAACGGTGAAAGGGCGAACTATTGTTGTGCAGCACGATACGACCAGCCCAAGGCCTTACAGTCGTCATAACCTTATTCAAGGAACCAATGGTACATTTGCCGGTTTTCCAAATCGTATTGCTATCGAGCAGGCACCCAGTAAGGTCAAGGCACTTTATGAAAAAGAGTATCAGCAAGCGTTAAAAGCCTGGCAAGAATCTGGGTCTCAGGGTAGAAAACCGTATCCGCCAAGTTACCATCGCTGGGATAATGATATGGAAAAATGGCGGGCGGAATATGACCATCCATTATGGAAACGCATGGGAGAAGAAGCGGTGCGTAACGGAGGGCATGGCGGCATGGATTTTGTCATGATGTGGCGAATTGTTTATTGTTTGCGCCACGGACAGCCACTAGATCAAGATGTTTATGATGC